A window of Christiangramia forsetii KT0803 contains these coding sequences:
- a CDS encoding MutS-related protein, translated as MTEAEEFYSSRKTKYSELKSTISKKLVLSSTLRLAAFLAICASIYFFFGNITVLLPLAIAFLAVFIFLVSRHSDLKKKKEKLLALIDINDQELKIIRTRDFSDLPDGKKFDPENHEFSRDIDLFGKKSFFQFLNRTALKEGKARLAKILLANKTLDIIKKQEAVKELASKADWRQNYSATATLVKTETDSKFILNWIRNYKSFVPKYMKWLPILFSVLSIAVLTIFYFDIIGFSQVLLWFFIGVLITGVFLKKINELSGTVSKVQETFQQYHQLLGFLETEEFNSELMQEVKNSISSESKKASDILKEFSKAIDALDQRNNLLFGIFGNGFLLWDLRQSYRLEKWIEHHHTAVERWFEAVERTDAYNSLGNFAFNHQHYIFPEIVSGDQGIKAKNLGHPLLDPNKRVDNHFEIDGKQFFIITGANMAGKSTFLRTVALQIVMSNIGLPVCAESCSYAPIKLITSMRTSDSLGDDESYFFSELKRLKFIVDKIQTENYFIILDEILKGTNSTDKAIGSRKFVQRLVGSHSTGIIATHDLSLCEISEELEEVKNFYFDAEIVNDELHFDYHLKDGICQNMNASFLLRKMKIVEE; from the coding sequence ATGACAGAAGCTGAAGAATTTTACTCCTCACGAAAAACAAAGTATTCCGAATTAAAAAGCACTATCTCCAAAAAACTGGTTTTGTCCAGTACGTTGAGATTAGCAGCCTTTTTGGCAATTTGTGCATCCATCTATTTTTTCTTCGGAAATATTACAGTTTTGCTACCTCTGGCTATTGCATTTTTGGCTGTTTTCATATTTCTTGTTTCCAGGCATTCAGACCTGAAAAAGAAAAAAGAGAAGTTACTGGCATTGATCGATATCAATGATCAGGAATTAAAAATTATACGAACAAGAGATTTTTCAGATCTGCCAGACGGAAAGAAATTCGATCCTGAAAATCATGAGTTTTCCAGAGATATAGATCTTTTTGGCAAGAAATCCTTTTTTCAGTTTTTGAATAGAACGGCCTTAAAAGAAGGAAAAGCCAGACTAGCTAAAATACTGCTCGCCAATAAAACCCTTGATATTATTAAGAAACAGGAAGCAGTTAAAGAGCTTGCCTCAAAAGCAGATTGGAGACAGAATTATTCCGCGACCGCGACCCTTGTAAAGACCGAAACCGATTCTAAGTTTATTCTCAACTGGATTAGGAACTATAAAAGTTTTGTTCCAAAATACATGAAGTGGCTGCCAATACTATTTTCAGTGCTTTCTATTGCTGTGCTCACCATCTTCTATTTTGATATTATCGGGTTTTCCCAGGTGCTGTTATGGTTCTTCATTGGAGTCCTTATTACCGGAGTTTTTCTGAAGAAAATTAATGAACTTTCAGGAACCGTTAGTAAAGTACAGGAAACTTTTCAGCAATACCACCAGTTACTGGGATTTCTGGAGACAGAAGAGTTCAATTCAGAATTAATGCAGGAAGTGAAGAATTCTATTTCTTCAGAGTCCAAAAAAGCTTCCGATATTTTAAAGGAATTTTCAAAAGCTATCGACGCCCTGGATCAACGAAATAATTTGCTTTTTGGAATTTTCGGAAATGGATTTCTACTATGGGACCTTAGACAAAGTTACCGCCTGGAAAAATGGATCGAGCATCATCACACCGCAGTTGAACGTTGGTTTGAAGCGGTAGAAAGAACCGATGCATATAACAGTTTGGGGAATTTTGCTTTTAATCATCAGCACTATATATTCCCGGAAATTGTATCTGGAGATCAGGGCATCAAAGCTAAAAATCTGGGACATCCCCTACTCGACCCAAATAAACGTGTTGACAATCATTTTGAAATAGATGGGAAACAGTTCTTTATAATTACCGGGGCAAATATGGCCGGAAAAAGTACATTTTTAAGAACGGTGGCCCTACAGATCGTGATGTCAAATATTGGGCTTCCTGTTTGCGCTGAAAGTTGCAGCTATGCTCCTATCAAGCTTATCACGAGTATGCGTACCAGTGACTCGTTAGGTGATGATGAATCTTATTTCTTTTCAGAATTGAAACGACTGAAATTTATTGTTGATAAAATTCAGACAGAGAATTATTTTATTATCCTGGATGAAATCCTGAAAGGTACCAACAGTACAGATAAGGCAATTGGATCCCGAAAATTTGTGCAAAGACTCGTAGGCAGTCATTCCACCGGAATTATCGCCACTCATGATCTTAGTCTCTGTGAAATAAGTGAAGAATTAGAGGAGGTTAAAAATTTCTATTTTGATGCCGAAATCGTAAACGACGAACTTCATTTTGACTATCATTTAAAAGATGGAATTTGCCAGAATATGAATGCTTCTTTTTTATTAAGGAAGATGAAAATTGTGGAGGAGTGA
- a CDS encoding PhnA domain-containing protein, translating to MTIEEKLRQRSDATCELCGNKNDLNVFEVPNSPEEGHESSILICETCKEQIEDPEKVQPNHWRCLNDSMWSTIPAVQVMAWRMLNRLKAEGWPQDLLDMMYMEDDVKVWAKAGVQEEKSENIVVHKDSNGAIIEAGDTVVLTKDLNVKGSSLTAKRGTAVRRVSLVHDNAEQIEGKVEGQQIVILTKFVKKV from the coding sequence ATGACTATTGAAGAAAAATTAAGACAGCGCAGTGATGCTACTTGTGAATTATGCGGAAATAAAAACGATCTAAATGTTTTTGAAGTTCCGAATTCTCCTGAAGAAGGACATGAAAGTAGTATCCTAATTTGTGAGACCTGTAAAGAGCAGATAGAAGATCCAGAAAAGGTTCAACCAAATCACTGGCGTTGTTTAAATGACAGTATGTGGAGCACAATTCCGGCAGTTCAGGTCATGGCCTGGAGAATGCTGAACAGATTAAAAGCTGAAGGCTGGCCGCAAGACCTTCTGGATATGATGTATATGGAAGATGATGTAAAAGTATGGGCCAAAGCGGGTGTGCAGGAAGAGAAATCTGAAAATATTGTTGTGCATAAAGACAGTAATGGTGCAATTATAGAAGCTGGAGATACCGTGGTCCTAACCAAAGATCTTAATGTAAAAGGTTCCAGTTTAACAGCAAAACGTGGAACTGCCGTTAGAAGAGTTTCCCTGGTTCATGATAACGCGGAACAAATTGAAGGAAAAGTAGAAGGGCAACAGATTGTGATACTTACTAAATTTGTAAAGAAAGTATAG
- a CDS encoding metal-dependent hydrolase: MDSLTQIVLGAAVGEAVLGKKVGNKAMLYGAIAGTIPDLDTFIGNFFDTITSIEIHRGFSHSIIFAIIFAPLFGWIISKIESKSEANWKNWSWLMFWGLFTHPLLDAHTTWGTQLFWPFDLRLAYKNIFVIDPLYTLPFLIFLILPMRLKRTDPKRKKYNRLGLIISSIYLLIITIGLKIYTFQKFENALEAQNIEYHRIDTRPTPLNTILWTANIETEEAFLIGNYSVFDTQPISFYSVPKNYKLAEEIEDDPNLHRLIQISEGWYTFSKENGNLYFNDLRFGKMDIEDPAAPFIFSYKLSEENGELIATETEKELTDAKALLPRLWSRILGN, from the coding sequence ATGGATTCACTTACCCAAATCGTCTTAGGAGCTGCTGTTGGTGAAGCAGTACTTGGTAAAAAAGTCGGTAATAAAGCGATGCTTTATGGGGCGATTGCCGGTACAATTCCAGATCTCGACACCTTTATTGGTAATTTTTTCGATACGATCACTTCGATTGAAATCCATCGTGGATTTTCACATTCCATCATATTTGCGATCATTTTTGCTCCTCTCTTTGGATGGATTATTTCAAAGATCGAATCAAAATCTGAAGCCAATTGGAAAAACTGGTCGTGGTTGATGTTCTGGGGCTTGTTCACGCACCCATTACTTGATGCGCATACCACCTGGGGAACACAGTTATTCTGGCCTTTTGATCTTCGACTGGCCTACAAAAATATCTTTGTAATAGACCCTTTGTATACCCTTCCTTTTTTGATATTTCTCATTCTGCCAATGCGATTAAAAAGAACCGACCCTAAACGAAAAAAATACAACCGGCTCGGCCTTATAATTAGCAGTATCTATCTTTTGATAATTACTATAGGTTTAAAGATTTACACTTTTCAGAAATTTGAAAATGCTTTGGAGGCTCAGAACATCGAGTATCACAGAATAGACACAAGACCAACTCCGCTGAATACTATATTATGGACGGCAAATATAGAAACGGAAGAAGCTTTTCTTATTGGAAACTATTCAGTTTTTGATACACAACCCATCAGTTTTTATAGCGTTCCGAAAAATTACAAATTGGCCGAAGAAATTGAGGACGATCCAAACCTCCACAGATTGATACAGATAAGCGAGGGCTGGTACACTTTTTCCAAGGAAAATGGAAATCTTTATTTCAACGATCTTAGATTCGGTAAAATGGATATTGAAGATCCTGCCGCCCCATTTATCTTCAGTTATAAGTTATCAGAGGAAAACGGTGAATTAATCGCAACAGAAACTGAAAAGGAACTCACCGATGCAAAAGCCCTTCTTCCAAGACTTTGGTCTCGCATTTTAGGTAATTAA
- a CDS encoding IS110 family transposase has protein sequence MEKEKGKLEGQMLVLGKEEYKQTLRSLTSIPGIGDKTAIMLIAITADFDKFEHYKQLIAYVGFSPRIYQSGTSIKGKGHICKMGKSQIRKLLYMCSWTAKRYNKGCAEMYERLRKKGKPERVIKIAIANKLLKQAFAIAKNKTVFDENHQPKVCF, from the coding sequence TTGGAAAAAGAGAAGGGAAAATTGGAAGGACAAATGCTTGTCCTGGGTAAAGAAGAATATAAACAAACCCTAAGATCACTTACTTCCATTCCTGGGATAGGAGATAAAACGGCTATTATGTTGATTGCCATTACCGCTGATTTTGACAAATTCGAACATTATAAACAACTGATTGCTTATGTAGGATTTAGTCCCAGAATATACCAATCGGGCACCAGCATCAAGGGAAAAGGACATATATGTAAAATGGGAAAGTCCCAGATAAGGAAATTACTATATATGTGTAGCTGGACAGCTAAAAGGTACAATAAGGGCTGTGCGGAAATGTATGAGCGATTGAGAAAGAAAGGAAAACCGGAAAGGGTAATTAAAATAGCTATCGCCAATAAGCTCTTAAAACAAGCTTTCGCGATTGCTAAAAACAAAACAGTATTTGATGAAAATCATCAGCCAAAAGTTTGTTTTTAA
- a CDS encoding IS110 family transposase has protein sequence MNKFIGIDISKQTFDVSFSENGQEVFDNNQNGFKKLLKHIDNSIGVVMEASGPYYLNLATFLFNKNIQVFVVNPLKVKRFSQMNFNRAKTDKKDAEVIRNYALKMEEDMKEWKPEPRHIKDMKQLHSSIELLNKQL, from the coding sequence ATGAACAAATTTATTGGAATCGACATTAGTAAACAAACCTTTGATGTTTCCTTTTCTGAAAATGGGCAGGAAGTATTCGACAACAATCAAAATGGTTTTAAAAAGTTGCTGAAACACATTGATAATAGCATCGGAGTGGTAATGGAAGCCTCTGGCCCTTATTATCTGAACCTGGCTACTTTTTTGTTCAATAAAAATATCCAAGTATTTGTGGTAAACCCTTTAAAGGTTAAACGTTTTAGCCAAATGAACTTCAACCGTGCCAAAACAGACAAAAAAGATGCAGAGGTTATCCGCAACTATGCCTTGAAGATGGAGGAAGATATGAAAGAATGGAAACCTGAACCCAGGCATATCAAAGATATGAAGCAGCTTCATAGTTCTATTGAATTATTGAACAAGCAGTTGTAA
- a CDS encoding dipeptidyl-peptidase 3 family protein: protein MNKIVSTCLLATALTFVSCNEDKKDTADKAQTEKTSEDFDFQADEFADLKILRYQIPGWENLSLKEQKLVYYLTQAGLSGRDIIWDQNYRHNLKIRGALENIYANYEGEKSGDDWDTFETYLKRVWFSNGIHHHYSNAKLKPEFSKEYFDTLLKETNTDLTGEAYEVIFSEKDAKKVNLNEADGLLKGSAINMYGADVTADEVDAFYANKKSPNPEKPLAYGINTKLVKENGKLVEKVYKSGGLYGDAIDEIIKWLEKAKGVAENEKQANALGLLIDYYNTGDLQTWDEYNVAWVEATEGNIDYINSFIEVYNDPKGYTGSYESIVQIKDFDMSAKMSKVEQNVQWFEDNSPIMDEHKKDSVVGVTYKTVIVAGESGDAAPSTPIGVNLPNSSWIRKQHGSKSVSLGNIINAYENAGGTNKLKEFAHDEEEIALSEKYGNQADKLHTALHEVVGHASGQLNKGVGTTKETLKSYASTMEEGRADLVGLYYLMDPKLEELGLTDNSEELGKAAYNDYIRNGLMTQLVRLEPGEDVEEAHMRNRQWVSAWVFEKGKDEGVIEKVEKEGKTYYDIKDYQKLRELFGELLKETQRIKSEGDYEAAKNLVENYGVKVDQKIHKEVLDRNAKFKSAPYSGFINPVLVAEMDEKEEITAIKVTQPASFEEQMMMYSKNYSFLTEKKKAKKEETAEAEM from the coding sequence ATGAACAAAATAGTAAGTACGTGTCTATTAGCTACAGCGCTAACTTTTGTGTCCTGTAACGAGGATAAAAAGGATACAGCAGATAAAGCTCAGACAGAAAAGACTTCAGAAGATTTCGATTTTCAGGCAGATGAATTTGCAGACCTTAAGATCCTGCGTTATCAAATCCCGGGGTGGGAGAATTTAAGCTTGAAAGAACAAAAACTGGTTTATTACCTAACCCAGGCGGGGCTTTCAGGACGTGATATTATCTGGGATCAGAACTATCGTCATAACCTGAAAATTCGTGGGGCATTAGAGAATATCTACGCTAATTACGAAGGAGAAAAATCTGGTGATGATTGGGATACTTTTGAAACCTATTTAAAAAGAGTATGGTTTAGTAACGGTATCCACCATCATTATTCAAATGCTAAATTGAAGCCGGAATTCAGCAAAGAATATTTCGATACTTTATTGAAAGAAACCAATACCGATCTTACCGGAGAGGCTTACGAAGTGATCTTCAGCGAAAAGGATGCTAAAAAAGTAAATCTTAATGAAGCTGATGGACTTTTAAAAGGTTCTGCAATTAATATGTATGGAGCTGATGTAACTGCCGACGAGGTGGATGCCTTCTATGCAAATAAAAAATCTCCAAATCCGGAAAAGCCATTGGCATATGGAATCAATACCAAGTTGGTGAAGGAAAATGGAAAATTGGTAGAAAAGGTTTATAAGAGCGGCGGACTTTACGGAGACGCGATAGATGAAATCATAAAGTGGCTGGAAAAAGCTAAAGGCGTTGCTGAAAATGAAAAGCAGGCGAATGCTTTAGGTCTTTTGATCGATTATTACAATACTGGGGATCTTCAAACCTGGGACGAGTATAATGTTGCCTGGGTAGAAGCTACCGAAGGGAATATAGATTATATCAACTCGTTTATTGAGGTATATAACGATCCAAAAGGTTACACCGGATCTTATGAAAGCATTGTTCAGATCAAAGATTTTGATATGTCGGCGAAAATGAGCAAAGTAGAACAGAACGTTCAGTGGTTCGAGGATAATTCTCCAATCATGGACGAGCATAAAAAAGATTCTGTAGTAGGAGTTACTTACAAAACAGTGATCGTTGCCGGGGAATCTGGAGATGCTGCACCAAGTACTCCAATTGGAGTAAATCTTCCAAATTCCAGCTGGATTAGAAAACAACATGGAAGTAAATCGGTTTCTTTAGGAAATATTATCAATGCTTATGAAAATGCCGGAGGAACTAATAAATTAAAGGAATTTGCTCATGATGAAGAGGAAATTGCCCTTTCAGAAAAATACGGAAATCAGGCAGATAAATTACATACAGCACTTCATGAGGTAGTAGGTCATGCTTCCGGGCAATTGAATAAAGGAGTAGGGACTACAAAGGAAACTTTGAAGAGTTATGCTTCAACCATGGAAGAAGGTCGTGCAGATCTTGTAGGGCTTTATTATTTGATGGATCCAAAACTGGAAGAACTTGGTCTTACAGATAATTCTGAAGAACTGGGGAAAGCTGCTTACAACGATTATATCCGTAACGGATTAATGACTCAATTGGTGAGACTGGAGCCTGGAGAAGATGTAGAAGAAGCTCACATGAGAAACCGCCAATGGGTAAGTGCCTGGGTTTTTGAAAAAGGTAAAGACGAAGGAGTGATCGAAAAAGTGGAAAAAGAAGGTAAGACTTATTATGATATTAAGGATTACCAGAAATTACGTGAGCTTTTTGGTGAATTGCTTAAAGAAACTCAGCGTATCAAATCTGAAGGAGATTACGAAGCTGCTAAAAATCTGGTAGAGAACTACGGTGTAAAAGTAGACCAGAAGATTCATAAAGAGGTGTTGGATAGAAATGCGAAATTCAAATCGGCTCCATATAGCGGATTCATTAATCCGGTATTGGTTGCTGAAATGGATGAAAAGGAAGAGATTACTGCCATTAAAGTAACTCAACCTGCATCTTTTGAAGAGCAAATGATGATGTACTCTAAAAATTATAGCTTTTTAACTGAAAAGAAAAAAGCTAAGAAAGAAGAGACTGCAGAAGCAGAAATGTAA
- a CDS encoding DUF885 domain-containing protein, translating to MRLFSAFLFIFILFSTSVLAQQDSIQLKKVIQKFQDHQPYQRSEYPLGLYSEKHYKKEAEFAKKLLKDLNDLEPEKLSASQNISADLLKYDLKNTVKTYEFKAYLNPLLSDAGFHLSLNYHIRDLNNYAQVKAYLNKLNAIPTYVDQHFLLLREGLKEGITQPLIIFEGYENTYDSQITENYKDSYFYQPFRNLPATLSQKQKDSVLTAAEKAITKNVIPEFRRIKKFFETEYFPKTRKVLGVSETPNGKEYYDYLLEYYTTLDLSADEVHNIGLSEVKRINKEMKKVMAETGFKGTFSEFFDFLRTDEQFYAKTPGELLMFARDIAKRIDAKLPAYFNKLPRKPYGVAEVPPAIAPKYTTGRYIGASNDTQPGYYWVNTYDLPSRPKYVLPSLTAHEAVPGHHLQISLNNELGEEIPKFRRNFYISAFGEGWGLYAEFLAEEMGIYRNPYEIFGKLTYEQWRACRLVVDTGIHAKGWTREQAVDFMKRNTALSIHEINTEVDRYISWPGQAVSYKIGELKIRELRKKAEKALGADFDIRKFHEVILEEGVVTLPILEERVMKYINSKK from the coding sequence ATGCGATTGTTTTCGGCTTTTCTATTCATTTTTATACTTTTCTCCACTTCAGTTTTAGCTCAACAAGATTCTATACAGCTTAAAAAGGTCATTCAAAAATTTCAGGATCATCAACCCTACCAGCGCTCAGAGTATCCTCTAGGATTGTATTCTGAAAAGCACTATAAAAAGGAAGCTGAATTCGCCAAAAAACTGCTGAAAGATTTAAATGATCTTGAACCTGAAAAGCTCTCCGCATCTCAAAACATTTCTGCCGATCTTCTAAAGTATGATCTAAAAAATACGGTGAAAACCTATGAATTTAAGGCTTATTTAAATCCGTTACTTTCTGACGCAGGTTTTCATTTAAGTCTGAATTATCATATTCGTGATCTCAATAATTATGCTCAGGTAAAAGCTTATTTGAATAAATTAAATGCAATTCCAACCTATGTAGACCAGCATTTTCTTTTGCTTCGCGAAGGTTTAAAAGAAGGCATCACACAGCCCCTCATAATTTTTGAAGGTTATGAAAACACGTATGACAGTCAGATTACAGAAAATTATAAAGACAGTTATTTCTACCAACCTTTCCGAAATTTACCAGCAACCTTATCTCAAAAACAAAAAGACTCGGTTTTAACTGCTGCAGAAAAGGCGATCACTAAAAATGTAATTCCTGAATTCAGAAGGATTAAAAAGTTTTTTGAAACAGAATATTTTCCGAAGACCAGGAAAGTTTTGGGCGTTTCTGAAACACCCAATGGCAAAGAATACTATGATTATCTTTTAGAATATTATACCACGCTCGATCTAAGTGCAGATGAAGTCCACAATATAGGCCTATCTGAAGTGAAACGCATTAATAAAGAAATGAAAAAAGTAATGGCTGAAACTGGCTTTAAAGGCACATTTTCAGAATTCTTTGATTTTCTAAGAACAGATGAACAGTTCTACGCAAAAACTCCCGGGGAATTGCTCATGTTTGCTAGAGATATTGCTAAAAGAATCGATGCCAAATTACCGGCGTATTTCAACAAATTACCGCGAAAACCTTATGGTGTTGCTGAAGTTCCACCAGCTATCGCCCCAAAATATACCACGGGAAGATATATTGGCGCTTCCAATGACACGCAACCGGGATATTACTGGGTGAATACCTATGATCTCCCCAGCCGACCAAAATATGTGTTACCGTCACTTACGGCGCATGAAGCAGTTCCCGGGCATCATCTACAAATTTCCCTGAACAATGAACTGGGAGAAGAAATCCCTAAATTCAGAAGAAACTTTTACATCTCTGCTTTTGGAGAAGGCTGGGGATTATATGCAGAATTTTTAGCCGAAGAAATGGGCATCTATCGCAATCCCTATGAAATCTTCGGAAAGCTAACCTATGAACAGTGGCGTGCCTGCCGACTGGTAGTAGATACCGGAATTCACGCGAAAGGATGGACCAGGGAACAGGCGGTAGATTTTATGAAGAGAAATACCGCACTTTCTATCCATGAGATCAATACTGAAGTTGACCGATATATTTCCTGGCCGGGACAGGCAGTTTCCTATAAAATCGGGGAATTAAAGATTCGGGAATTACGAAAAAAAGCAGAAAAAGCACTAGGCGCCGATTTCGATATTAGGAAATTTCATGAAGTGATCCTGGAAGAAGGTGTGGTCACGTTGCCAATTCTGGAGGAGAGAGTGATGAAATACATTAATTCAAAAAAATAA
- a CDS encoding MmcQ/YjbR family DNA-binding protein, producing MNIDTFRDYCLNKKGVTEGLPFGPDVLVLKVMGKMFSLVSLDEVPLRANLKCDPERVIELREEFAEHILPGYHMNKQHWNTLILDGRLDSKLVFELIDHSYELVVNGLTIKLKKELEDL from the coding sequence ATGAACATCGACACTTTCAGAGATTATTGTCTTAATAAAAAAGGGGTAACCGAAGGGCTTCCTTTTGGGCCAGATGTTCTTGTGCTTAAAGTAATGGGCAAAATGTTCTCCCTTGTTTCCCTGGACGAGGTTCCGCTACGGGCAAATCTTAAATGTGATCCTGAAAGGGTGATTGAGCTAAGAGAAGAATTTGCAGAACATATTCTTCCGGGTTACCATATGAATAAACAACATTGGAATACATTGATTTTGGACGGCAGGCTGGATTCAAAACTGGTTTTTGAACTGATAGACCATTCTTACGAGCTGGTAGTAAACGGACTTACCATAAAACTGAAAAAAGAACTTGAAGATTTATAA
- a CDS encoding DUF4230 domain-containing protein: protein MELLFIGLAVGAVIAYFIFTAFNKDRSKLKTSEQSVVLMDKIKSVCKFISIEGDFSEIYHYENMKEKYLSLVLGKKKAIVLVTAKAHIGFDLSKIRMDSDNEHKKIILTNFPQPELLTIETDFKYYDKREGWANPFTTSDLTDINRDAKKAIVDKIPQSGLMDQARKEALDTIVLMEKIVETIGWKLDYTALTIEDSENEKIENQ from the coding sequence ATGGAATTACTCTTTATAGGACTGGCCGTTGGTGCCGTTATTGCTTATTTTATTTTTACCGCTTTCAACAAAGACCGCTCAAAATTGAAAACTAGCGAGCAGTCTGTTGTTTTGATGGATAAGATTAAAAGCGTTTGTAAATTCATCAGTATAGAAGGTGACTTTTCTGAGATCTATCATTACGAGAACATGAAGGAAAAATATTTGAGCCTTGTCCTCGGAAAGAAAAAAGCGATCGTATTAGTTACTGCGAAAGCGCACATTGGTTTTGATCTTAGCAAGATTAGAATGGACAGTGATAACGAGCATAAAAAGATCATTCTTACCAATTTTCCTCAGCCAGAATTATTAACGATTGAAACAGATTTCAAATATTACGATAAACGGGAAGGATGGGCGAATCCTTTTACAACTTCAGATCTTACCGATATTAACCGGGATGCGAAAAAAGCAATTGTAGACAAAATTCCTCAAAGCGGTCTCATGGATCAGGCTCGAAAAGAAGCGCTGGACACCATTGTTTTAATGGAAAAGATCGTGGAAACCATCGGCTGGAAACTGGATTATACGGCTTTGACAATTGAAGATTCAGAGAATGAAAAAATTGAGAATCAATAA
- a CDS encoding dipeptidase yields MDSIKEYLENNKDRFVEELIDLLKIPSISANPANKSDMLKAAEAVKKRLLEAGCDLAEVSETPGHPVVYAEKIIDKNLPTVLVYGHYDVQPPDPLDLWDSPPFEPVIKETKIHPEGAIFARGSCDDKGQMYMHVKAMEYMTQNDELPCNVKFMIEGEEEVGSEHLEWWIKENKEKLQNDVILISDTGMISKDTPSITTGLRGLSYVEVEVTGANRDLHSGLYGGAVANPLNILSDMIAQLTDENNHITIPGFYDNVENLSDEERAKMAEAPFSLEEYKEKLDIKDVHGEKGYSTLERGSIRPTLDVNGMWGGYIGEGAKTVLPSKAYAKISMRLVPNQDHKEITELFKKHFESLAPDSVRVEVKPHHGGYPYVTPIDTIGYQAASKAYEETFGKTPIPQRSGGSIPIVSLFEKELDSKIILMGFGLDTDAIHSPNEHFGVWNYLKGIETIPWFYKHFTEMSK; encoded by the coding sequence ATGGATTCAATAAAAGAATATTTAGAAAATAATAAAGACAGGTTTGTGGAGGAATTGATAGATCTTTTAAAGATCCCTTCAATTTCAGCCAATCCTGCAAATAAATCTGATATGCTTAAGGCGGCAGAAGCAGTAAAGAAAAGATTGCTGGAGGCGGGTTGCGACCTGGCTGAAGTTTCAGAAACTCCCGGTCACCCTGTAGTGTATGCTGAAAAGATCATTGATAAGAATCTGCCAACAGTGCTGGTTTATGGACATTATGACGTTCAGCCGCCAGATCCATTAGATCTCTGGGATTCACCACCGTTTGAACCCGTGATCAAAGAAACAAAGATCCATCCGGAAGGAGCCATTTTCGCCAGAGGTTCCTGTGATGATAAGGGTCAGATGTATATGCATGTAAAAGCCATGGAATATATGACTCAGAATGATGAACTTCCATGTAACGTGAAATTCATGATCGAAGGGGAAGAAGAAGTAGGTAGTGAACATTTGGAATGGTGGATTAAAGAAAATAAGGAAAAACTTCAGAATGATGTGATCCTTATTTCAGACACCGGAATGATTTCAAAAGATACTCCTTCTATTACCACAGGACTTCGCGGACTTTCTTATGTGGAAGTTGAAGTGACCGGTGCCAACCGTGATCTGCATTCAGGACTTTATGGTGGAGCAGTGGCAAATCCGCTGAATATTTTAAGTGACATGATCGCTCAGTTAACAGACGAGAATAATCATATTACTATTCCCGGGTTTTATGATAATGTGGAGAATTTAAGCGACGAAGAAAGAGCTAAAATGGCGGAAGCTCCTTTCAGCCTGGAAGAGTATAAAGAAAAACTGGATATCAAAGACGTTCATGGTGAAAAAGGTTATTCGACCCTGGAAAGAGGCTCCATAAGACCAACCCTTGATGTGAACGGAATGTGGGGAGGTTATATTGGAGAAGGAGCTAAGACGGTACTTCCTTCAAAAGCCTATGCAAAAATTTCTATGCGTTTAGTGCCTAACCAGGATCATAAAGAGATCACCGAGTTATTCAAAAAGCATTTTGAAAGTCTGGCGCCAGATTCTGTAAGAGTAGAGGTGAAACCACATCATGGCGGTTATCCTTATGTAACTCCAATAGATACAATTGGTTACCAGGCGGCGAGTAAGGCGTATGAGGAAACCTTTGGAAAAACACCAATTCCGCAGAGAAGCGGGGGAAGTATTCCCATTGTTTCCCTTTTTGAAAAAGAACTGGATAGTAAGATCATTTTAATGGGCTTTGGTTTGGATACTGATGCGATCCATTCTCCAAATGAGCACTTTGGGGTGTGGAATTATCTAAAAGGCATTGAAACCATTCCGTGGTTTTACAAGCACTTTACGGAAATGAGTAAGTAA
- a CDS encoding VF530 family DNA-binding protein encodes MESQPNNPLHGIKLATIVEELQKHYGWDGLADRININCFKSNPTIKSSLKFLRKTPWAREKVERLYLKTDFK; translated from the coding sequence ATGGAATCACAACCAAACAACCCATTACACGGAATAAAACTGGCTACTATCGTAGAAGAACTGCAAAAGCATTACGGTTGGGATGGACTCGCCGACCGAATCAATATTAATTGTTTTAAAAGCAATCCTACCATAAAATCCAGTCTTAAATTTTTAAGGAAAACTCCATGGGCTCGGGAAAAAGTGGAAAGACTTTATTTGAAGACCGATTTTAAATAG